The genomic window GGGCCGATATTTTTGGAATGGGTACGGCATTTTGTGAGCATGACTCGACCAACACCtgaaaacaaaatagttttggTGATGGACAATCATGAGTCGCATAAGTATCTTGAAGCTCTAGACTTTGCctcaaaaaataacataatttttgtATCTTTACCACCACACACAACACACCGCCTGCAGCCACTTGATACTTGTGTGTACGGAccgtttaaaaattattttgagCAGGCCATTTCACTGTTCCAAAGAACACATGTCGGGCGCATCATATCACAATATGACGTAGCAAAATTGTTTGGAGAGGCCTACATAAAAGCAGCTAGTGCACATAATGCCATAAAAGGATTTGCTTCTACTGGTATATGGCCAACCAATCGCCACATATTTGACGACAGTGATTATATGGCATCTAGTATGACCGACAGACCAGCACCGTTAACTGATAATGACCCTGAGTTAGTTACTAATCAGCCGGACATATCTGTTGTAGATAACGAACATATTGAAATGTCTCTCCCCTGTAATGCAAACATTCGATCATCTTTGGATTCCAACCGCACCGTGTCACCGTCTGTTCTGGATTTATACATGGACAGTCAGTTATCTAACCTTGATCTTGCACTTATGGAAGAATATGAAACTGTACCGCAACCTCTTGACAAAGCTGTAAGTCCATCTCATACTCCAACACCAGTAGGCCAGTTTATTGAAGAACCTTTAACACCAAGCAAAAATATAACGGCAGGAGGACAAATGTTTAACGATTTATTAACACCATGCAACACTCCATCACGAAGTACAGACCTTCAAACTCAGGATCTTCATAAAACACCTATAGAAATAAGACCACTCCCTCAATTGGTCCCACAGAAAACTAATAGAGGAAGAAGGAAGCCACAGAGAGCTGAAGTATTGACGAGCACGCCAGTAAAACAAGAACAGCGTGAAAAAGAAATGAAAAGAAAGGGTGCAAGTGCAACTACTCGAACGAACAGCAAAGAGAAGAAAATTAAACAACCCAAAGCTTCTACTAGCACGAAAACACAGGCAAGACCCAAACGTggtccaaaatataaaaatgcggATGTTGAATATAGATGTTTAATTTGCTCTGAGTTATATACACATCCACCCATAGAAGATTGGATCAGGTGTGATGACTGTTATATGTGGGCTCACGAAGCATGCACGACATACTCGGGTAGAGGCTCATACTACTGTGATTCTTGTCAAGAATAATTTCAAATTCgtatatttgattgttttttttattgttttgttttgattttatattttttctttgatttttgaCTAATTGATTTGCTGGTAGCATTCTAATTTCGAGTGTAGTTTttgattaagtattttttttttaattataattaagtaaaagaGTGATTTTTCTAGACTGATTGCAATTAAAAGACTGATTAACATAATTAAGTAGAATGATTAAGGCTAAGatacttttaaaaatgttttttatttcatttattacacatattcattcattacctgctttgcccaaaggcgttacccgttttaggacACCCCTGCGggcaaagcgggtatttcgaagggttttgttttcttgttttttttttctaaatattgaaGAAGATAACTAAGGCTGTTTCGttttttccaaagtttattGTATAAACATTCCTATTAGTACTAATACAAGtcgcatgtaatgttcttgattgttttatttaacatctttccttagcttacccgttttaggaacatctcccctacgTGATTGAGGGACGGTCAGGACATCTCAATGCTTGTCAGATGATAATAAATGAACAAACCAATAAAAGCTGAAACAATAAACACGAACGTTTCATGGCGAATAAAACGTTTTAATGTAGTTTGCCTTTATTGTGACTGAAAGTCGTGCATTTTGCGTACGTGTCGGAAATATAACTGAAAATGCTTGCGGCATACACAATGAATATTTTGGAGAAGGTAGGTACTGAGATTCAAAGTCACAGACTCCGCAGAGTGCAGACTGTATAACCAGTCGGCTATCTGTAGGACGATAGTAGACATACAGTTAAGTTTGAAGGTAGGTACATACTCGTAAGTATCGTAAGCCAATAACATTTTTAAGTGAtcgttatacatatttaactatACGTTACACATATATTATGTGCTTTTTGTTATACACCCAATAATCATCATACTGCTTTACAACCCTGTCCAATTTATAGACCGACAAAATGTTTAGGTACTTTGCTAAAAGACCCACTTACTTTGTTTTGCAGTAACTgcagtaagtacatatttacatacaaagtCTACACATGAACTTGGTACAAAACATTGCTAAACTTAGTTGCAGCAGTGGCGCCCTCTTAAATAAATCTCACATATATTGTGTCCGCGTCCTCGACGTGCCACTTCAGAGCAATGAAAGTGAAACTCGCGTGCGATTCATTGTTATGACCGCCGGCCGACAACTGCTGAAATGTTAATACATAGGAAATGAAGTTTTTAACGTCATTTAACGTGACCGTAACAGCAGCTGCTGAAATTTAAAAACTTACATGCAGTTTCGTGGTTCTTTTTGATTAAACAACTTTGTGGTATAGTAACAAAGTTGGTCTAGACTTGCTTCTTAACTTGTAAGGAAAACGCGCCATTACGTAACGGTCTATGTCGATATATAAGTTAAGTGCACATACCTACGTGCAGACGTGCCCGAAGTCTATTAGTTTAGGATCCTCAACTAGCTCGGTAAATATGCCGGCGCCGCGGTCATAATGAGATACAGCTCCGCAGAGGaagatcaaaataataaaatcatagcGAGTTCACCGCTCAACCTATATTATAggaaaatatgaaaagaaattCTGGGTTTTCGAtgtgaaaagattttttaaatgttttgttactGTTGACtctttgttttataaccttGATTAGGTATCTGGCGTTTTAACATGACAACTTTTAATGTTCATGTTTTATTCAGAATTATTTAGCCGTCGTCTTAATTCCTGGTAATATTCATAAGAAATTGTAACGATATGTCAAAAGTTTAGACGTCTATTGTCAACTTGATAAAGTTACTTTTAGAGAGTTATTTTGTgactttattaatattgattaGAGCTGAAGTTTAGTGTTGTGATATACTGTTGATACCTACTAATAGTATAGGGACTGTTCTACGTGtctgtttataatttaattctataaaactgtAGGTAATAGTACCTAATCACAAGTCAGCTAATTAGAGAATAAGGAAATATTACATTTTCGTTACTctgtatcccacccaaaacaaaaatgtgaaagactgccaagttcgataatatgggaatgcttcgcctataaaagaagtgagatctgaataagtaccaagttccatacacatacctcagttaaaaatagttactttttaatgatgttacttggcaagttttcatacaccttgttataaacctactaaacgcaatgaatcaagtatttaattttctattaaaacttgccaagtaatcatcattaaaaagtaactatttttaactgaggtatgtgtatggaacttggtacttattcagatctcacttcttttataggcgaagcattcccatattatcgaacttggcagtctttcacatttttgttttgggtgggatttcatttatttttgtaaggttgtttattttatttttttcttatgatgaagttagttaaagaaatgtctcatttatactattttttagattttttaatatgcactatgtttcttacaaagaaatgaactagattaactaaatggactagatttaccaactgactgacatgacatgttatcatatattatgttcgtggatcaaagttacacattcgttattttcgaaagtaattcacacttggccgttttcagatttttactttatttttgactaaatacaaacctttgtaccattcgaagatatattatataaatatagataaatttagttcgttttagttccttaggggaataaatttacaccgggtataaaacaccttcattattttgaaaccgactcacacttggccattttcagatttttccctttaacttgacataaagacctacctccatgccaaatttcaagtcaatacgaccattggaagtggtctagctaggtttttgatgagtgagtcagtgaataagtgaataagtgtatagtaaaaatagcgattttctgacgtcaatatctcaagacctacaataggcatattaatgaaattttgtattttagataagtgagggggtctcaacagatactagaaatttgatatgcgtaaataaaatagattttgagttacaggggggtcgaatttggcccgaaatggttcgtgtaatataacccacggccggtgtgtcgcttttttgctcgaacttggcggacacactgccgtgtgtctagatactgCGTGGGCCGTGAGAGACAAATTACACGACAGAGATTTTTTCTGATTAACTTTAATGTTATGAAAAACATAATGAAtaagtaaaaacatatttctttaCAGAAAAGGTGCCACTTTATTACACTGTTATTAGTAATGAAAGTGAAAATGTTAAATAGTGGACTAACTTTTAGCTTATTTCTTATTACCTATATTGAAAAGAAGTCCGACCATACGTGATACAAGTAAAATGACATTAATTTCCACTAGGTATTCAATCAGGTAATCATATAATGTGGAGCTGTCCTCCTCAATTACAGCACAACTAAGTGTGGGCTGTGTCTGCCGTGACGAGGGTACACGACTCACGCCGCGGGGGACGCGCGTACAATACATAGTCGTTGGGTAATACAACGAAAGTGGTTTAACTTTGGTCAACGTGAAGGTTTATTATTTCATCATTCTTCTACGTATTTGATGGTTATTAAGTACTTTAGCATATTTTTACGACCTCCTTAATTGTAAAACATTAGCTGAATTATGCAAATAAAAGTTTCAGTTATTATcaatgagtacctacctatagtggTCCAAAAAAATAAACCCTAAGCTTTGATAACGAAAGCGTATCCAATAAatcaaatgtaacatttaggCCTTCGGGAACATTTTCACAGACCGCAGAGATCAGACCGCAGACTACTAGGAGCTCAGTAAATGGAGAGGTTTGTACTGAAAGGTCATTAAAT from Helicoverpa zea isolate HzStark_Cry1AcR chromosome 20, ilHelZeax1.1, whole genome shotgun sequence includes these protein-coding regions:
- the LOC124640306 gene encoding uncharacterized protein LOC124640306 translates to MKRAMEEAGKGSVNAAAKKYGINLSTLQRHIQKGSAEKKLGRYTTVFTKSQEDELLEYVFHMDSLYFGLTKSEFLKLVFQYAEINNIPHTFKNETAGEGWYAGFRSRHPDLSLRCPEPTSIARARGFNKPQVLRFFDLLEEQIVKHNIDATRIYNMDETGIQTSSNRPPRVLSKTGKKQVGVISSVERGKLTTVVCCCNAAGSFVPPFLIFGRKRMVPRLLDGAPPGCVASCTDNGWINGPIFLEWVRHFVSMTRPTPENKIVLVMDNHESHKYLEALDFASKNNIIFVSLPPHTTHRLQPLDTCVYGPFKNYFEQAISLFQRTHVGRIISQYDVAKLFGEAYIKAASAHNAIKGFASTGIWPTNRHIFDDSDYMASSMTDRPAPLTDNDPELVTNQPDISVVDNEHIEMSLPCNANIRSSLDSNRTVSPSVLDLYMDSQLSNLDLALMEEYETVPQPLDKAVSPSHTPTPVGQFIEEPLTPSKNITAGGQMFNDLLTPCNTPSRSTDLQTQDLHKTPIEIRPLPQLVPQKTNRGRRKPQRAEVLTSTPVKQEQREKEMKRKGASATTRTNSKEKKIKQPKASTSTKTQARPKRGPKYKNADVEYRCLICSELYTHPPIEDWIRCDDCYMWAHEACTTYSGRGSYYCDSCQE